Proteins co-encoded in one Balneolaceae bacterium genomic window:
- a CDS encoding cystathionine gamma-synthase — translation MKFNTKAIHAGQEPEKTSGAVMPPIFQTSTYAQKAPNDHQGYDYARVGNPTRTALEKMIAGLEEADACACFASGVAAIDAIIKSLRPGDHVLSTNDLYGGTYRLFRQVFEPYGIEFSFVDMTNIEEVKSSIKDSTQLVWIETPTNPMLRVIDIEKVSEIASDAGALSVVDNTFASPYLQQPLLLGADVTMHSTTKYLGGHSDIIGGAVASSNKEFMEKIRFQIKASGAVPGPMDCYLVLRGIKTLHLRVQRSVENAKEIVDLLESHPNVENVFYPGLKSHAQHSVASKQMNDFGAMVSFTLKDDTIQRATEVMSNTEIFTLAESLGGVESLISHPASMTHGSIPREVRLKAGLTDSLIRLSLGVEDAEDLVDDLKQAIES, via the coding sequence ATGAAGTTTAATACAAAAGCAATTCACGCAGGGCAGGAACCTGAGAAAACTTCGGGTGCTGTTATGCCTCCAATTTTTCAAACCTCAACATACGCTCAAAAAGCACCAAATGATCACCAGGGATATGATTATGCACGGGTAGGGAACCCAACACGTACAGCACTTGAAAAAATGATTGCCGGTCTTGAAGAGGCTGATGCATGTGCATGTTTTGCAAGTGGTGTAGCAGCTATCGACGCCATTATTAAATCCCTGAGACCGGGTGACCATGTACTCTCTACCAATGATCTTTACGGAGGTACTTACAGACTTTTCCGGCAGGTTTTTGAACCCTATGGAATTGAGTTTTCGTTTGTTGATATGACGAATATCGAAGAAGTAAAATCTTCCATAAAAGATTCAACACAACTGGTTTGGATTGAAACACCTACAAATCCGATGCTTCGCGTAATTGATATCGAAAAAGTTTCTGAAATTGCTTCTGATGCAGGTGCACTTTCTGTAGTTGACAACACATTTGCCTCCCCCTATTTGCAGCAACCTCTCCTTCTCGGAGCAGATGTAACCATGCACTCAACCACAAAATATCTTGGTGGTCATTCCGATATTATCGGAGGTGCCGTAGCATCTTCAAATAAAGAGTTTATGGAAAAAATCCGTTTCCAGATAAAAGCGTCCGGAGCCGTACCCGGTCCTATGGATTGTTACCTTGTATTGAGAGGAATAAAAACACTTCATTTGCGGGTGCAGCGATCGGTCGAAAATGCAAAAGAGATCGTGGACCTCTTAGAATCACACCCAAACGTTGAGAATGTTTTCTACCCGGGGCTAAAATCACATGCCCAACACAGTGTTGCCTCCAAACAGATGAATGATTTCGGTGCGATGGTCTCTTTTACACTTAAAGATGATACTATTCAACGCGCAACTGAAGTCATGTCTAACACTGAAATATTTACGTTAGCTGAGAGTTTAGGAGGTGTAGAGTCATTAATCAGTCATCCTGCATCGATGACACATGGTTCCATCCCCAGAGAAGTTCGGCTCAAAGCAGGTTTAACAGATTCCCTGATTCGATTATCCCTGGGTGTTGAAGATGCTGAAGATTTGGTTGATGATTTGAAACAGGCAATTGAATCATAA
- a CDS encoding tetratricopeptide repeat protein: MIYQTPRMLSLVLAFGIFFTLSCSTVRDTGTSKSSNNEETSLQEQISNLNQQISEEPGNTDLQTEKAHLLYQYSQNISDPGNRNPVYMNIRDIADSYSADASTSEQLDEVLSQAWHSEQQSGMRLIQKNESDQTENYSKSVAHFQNAITLIPDSLQTYSLLATTHYQHGNLNQAIETLEQAEEQQDEDTPSISEKLAYLYLESGDLAEAERIYEGLVELNPDKLLFKHGLINVLILSDKHQEAIDLLEQLSGEYPTRYAYQESLATELYYLFKNRTDSLANSDTDSELTKEEQEELTNLLASVHSIFETIQESLPTSEENLFRMASFYKKASTRLSQLPNIEGDLAELEQNFMEYSLPLWERLVEINSDNLGYISNLYQVYTDLEMHEEAESIERSYNF, from the coding sequence ATGATATATCAAACTCCCCGAATGCTGAGCCTTGTGCTTGCATTCGGGATTTTTTTTACCCTCTCGTGCAGCACCGTCCGTGATACGGGAACTTCGAAATCCTCTAATAACGAAGAGACATCACTTCAGGAACAGATCAGTAATTTAAACCAACAAATTTCAGAAGAACCTGGAAATACTGATTTGCAGACTGAAAAGGCACATCTTTTATATCAATATTCTCAGAACATTTCTGATCCCGGTAATAGAAACCCGGTTTATATGAATATCAGAGATATTGCCGATAGCTACTCTGCAGATGCAAGTACCTCAGAACAATTGGATGAAGTTCTGTCTCAAGCCTGGCATTCCGAGCAACAGAGTGGAATGCGTCTGATCCAAAAAAATGAATCAGATCAAACGGAGAATTATTCAAAGAGTGTAGCTCATTTCCAAAATGCTATAACTCTTATCCCGGATAGCTTGCAAACATATAGTTTACTGGCAACCACTCACTACCAGCATGGAAATTTAAACCAGGCCATTGAAACCTTAGAACAGGCAGAAGAGCAGCAAGATGAAGACACCCCTTCAATCAGCGAGAAACTGGCCTATTTGTACCTGGAATCTGGTGATTTAGCAGAAGCAGAAAGGATATATGAAGGCCTCGTTGAGCTCAACCCCGACAAGCTTCTTTTCAAACATGGTTTGATTAATGTGCTTATTCTAAGCGATAAACACCAAGAAGCCATTGATCTTCTGGAACAACTTTCAGGAGAATATCCAACCCGGTATGCATACCAGGAATCACTTGCAACAGAGCTTTACTATCTGTTTAAAAACAGAACCGATTCTTTAGCAAATTCAGATACAGACAGTGAGTTAACAAAGGAAGAACAGGAAGAGTTAACAAATCTTCTCGCTTCAGTGCATTCAATATTTGAAACGATACAGGAGTCCCTTCCAACATCAGAAGAGAACCTGTTCAGGATGGCTTCATTTTACAAAAAAGCCTCCACAAGGCTCAGTCAACTTCCGAACATCGAAGGTGATCTTGCAGAGTTGGAACAGAATTTTATGGAGTACTCTTTACCTCTTTGGGAAAGACTTGTTGAAATTAATTCCGATAATCTTGGGTATATCAGTAATCTCTACCAGGTTTATACGGATTTAGAAATGCATGAAGAGGCCGAATCGATCGAACGATCATATAATTTTTAA
- a CDS encoding tetratricopeptide repeat protein, with amino-acid sequence MKRFKLLFLILAPLLLFWACETTDPLVNDVQVNLVTGNFDAALETVNSALKEDSSNYVAHYYKGIVLASQAYEMEPPSTRQPVYENARSSFDTAKSLMQEQPETPEELEQLNNSVVSFWADEYNMGVNIQNDDSLFNATENPYETSLEHLQNAVVINPDSAMTYQVLSSTYYQLNQVDDAIQSYEKAMELLDQPAPEDYEYLISLYLFDNQYEKAIEFAQEGRDLYPDESMFVQFLADAYIQAGERDRAISLVEQLIEKDPENPQYRRVLGTQIYQSVERISNEVSDLYEELFELRQAARDQRGQELEQTQSEIEELQSEIDAKEQEIDELSKISIREMSKVVELVPDDESANFILGIIYQNRAANLFERRNNTMDNELAAEYDQRAKENLEKARQYYERAAEINPDNPENWQSLFQVYTALGMEEEAEAAMEKAGINNSN; translated from the coding sequence ATGAAAAGATTCAAACTACTCTTTCTAATTCTTGCTCCCCTACTGCTTTTTTGGGCTTGCGAGACCACTGATCCCTTGGTTAATGACGTGCAGGTAAACCTGGTTACAGGTAATTTTGATGCTGCACTCGAAACAGTTAATTCAGCCCTTAAAGAAGATTCATCAAACTATGTAGCGCACTATTATAAAGGGATTGTTTTAGCTTCTCAGGCATATGAAATGGAACCACCAAGCACCCGACAGCCTGTCTATGAAAATGCAAGATCCTCATTCGATACTGCAAAATCACTGATGCAGGAACAACCCGAAACTCCCGAAGAACTTGAACAGTTAAATAATTCTGTAGTTTCTTTTTGGGCGGATGAATACAATATGGGTGTAAACATTCAGAATGATGACAGCCTTTTTAATGCTACTGAAAATCCATATGAAACATCACTCGAACACTTGCAAAATGCTGTTGTTATCAATCCTGATAGTGCAATGACCTACCAGGTGTTGTCTTCAACATATTATCAGTTAAATCAAGTTGATGATGCAATCCAAAGTTATGAGAAAGCTATGGAGCTGCTTGATCAACCCGCACCGGAAGATTACGAATACCTGATTAGTCTTTATTTGTTCGATAACCAGTATGAGAAAGCTATTGAGTTTGCTCAAGAAGGTCGCGATTTATATCCTGATGAATCAATGTTCGTTCAATTTCTTGCTGATGCATATATCCAAGCCGGTGAACGGGACAGAGCTATATCTCTTGTAGAACAGCTAATAGAAAAGGACCCTGAAAATCCGCAATACAGACGCGTACTGGGTACTCAGATATATCAGAGTGTTGAACGGATATCAAACGAAGTTTCAGATCTTTATGAAGAGCTGTTTGAACTAAGACAAGCAGCAAGAGATCAGCGGGGACAAGAGTTAGAACAAACTCAGTCCGAAATTGAAGAGCTCCAATCAGAAATTGATGCTAAAGAACAAGAAATAGATGAACTTTCGAAAATCTCCATTCGTGAGATGTCTAAAGTAGTTGAACTTGTTCCTGATGATGAATCTGCGAATTTCATTCTTGGTATCATCTATCAAAACCGTGCAGCCAATCTCTTTGAGCGACGGAATAACACGATGGACAACGAATTAGCAGCTGAATACGACCAGCGAGCTAAAGAAAATCTGGAAAAAGCAAGACAATATTACGAACGAGCTGCTGAAATTAACCCGGATAACCCAGAAAATTGGCAGTCTCTTTTCCAGGTCTATACAGCCCTTGGTATGGAAGAGGAAGCTGAAGCAGCAATGGAAAAAGCCGGTATTAATAACTCCAACTAA
- a CDS encoding RidA family protein → MVKKIVKTDKAPAAIGPYSQAVVHQNTLYCSGQIALDPKSMELVSNNVGEQTEQVMKNIEQVLREAGSSFDKVLKCSIFLADMDDFSEVNEIYGSYFSDNPPARETVEVSRLPKNVKIEISCTAYV, encoded by the coding sequence ATGGTGAAAAAAATTGTAAAGACAGATAAAGCTCCGGCAGCTATTGGCCCTTACAGTCAGGCTGTTGTTCATCAGAATACACTCTATTGTTCCGGTCAAATTGCACTCGATCCGAAATCTATGGAATTGGTTAGCAACAATGTTGGCGAACAAACCGAACAGGTAATGAAAAATATTGAACAAGTGCTGCGGGAAGCGGGGAGCAGTTTTGATAAAGTTTTAAAATGTTCAATTTTTTTGGCAGATATGGATGATTTTTCGGAAGTCAATGAAATTTATGGTAGTTATTTTTCAGATAATCCCCCGGCGAGAGAAACTGTAGAAGTCAGCCGGCTGCCAAAAAATGTAAAAATTGAGATTAGCTGTACTGCGTATGTTTAA
- a CDS encoding M23 family metallopeptidase: MADSVEYAWPTDATNQISSTFGETRSAHLHAGLDIRTWGQEGYKVFATRNGIIHRIGTGPNGYGNVIYMKHNDGSYSVYAHLNRFEPDLQSYTDSIRMQDYSFVLNRIIEEDSLYYEKGEVIAFTGSSGVGPPHLHFELRNPENKPFNPLLTNISIRDNLEPVFRQLAIEFLNPASLKHEGFQIKNAKKDGKRYDFGDITVNQPVGLAINVHDKANYTPNVYAVHTLTLVHQSDTLYHSSSDQFSFAESSHMFLDRSYQILAETRRGFQRLYKVNGNQLPIYKILKNRGILAFDEGRYPLRIIASDIFGNTAEASVTLNVTSSNRIDKITDVPTYPAPPKTRKPFTVNRRQVIFNNNTPLLASSESVAFQVSNNQESIRFSSNSSIEKKLIPDNKQVFSTPDQRMWIEFPKKALYDSLHLHLDISRIGDEIQFNFSPDRLPIEEQIYFNYILPEDLKDNERLGLFSVDKFRNRFYFMGAVNEGGIIRSSLREISSLVIMEDSTPPWVGNPQLEKNLAGNYIIRVPAVDRDTGIDYQSSTITVNGKPGITEYDPDRKSLFYYVPGYVPANQNYIEVEVFDGMGNHTSKTASFSFTN, translated from the coding sequence ATGGCAGATTCTGTTGAGTATGCGTGGCCTACCGATGCAACAAACCAGATCTCCTCAACTTTTGGAGAGACACGGTCTGCCCATCTTCATGCCGGTTTAGATATTCGCACCTGGGGCCAGGAAGGCTACAAAGTTTTCGCCACCCGCAATGGAATTATTCATAGAATTGGAACCGGCCCCAATGGATATGGGAATGTAATTTACATGAAACATAACGACGGTTCCTATTCTGTATATGCCCATCTGAACAGATTTGAGCCAGATTTACAATCTTATACGGACTCTATCAGGATGCAGGATTACTCATTTGTTCTTAATAGAATTATTGAAGAGGATTCTCTCTATTATGAAAAAGGGGAAGTAATAGCATTTACCGGTTCGTCAGGAGTAGGTCCACCTCATCTTCATTTTGAGCTCAGAAATCCAGAAAATAAACCCTTCAACCCGCTTCTTACTAATATCAGCATCAGAGATAATTTAGAGCCGGTTTTCCGTCAGTTAGCTATCGAATTTTTAAATCCTGCCTCTTTAAAACATGAAGGGTTTCAAATAAAAAATGCCAAAAAAGATGGCAAACGATATGATTTTGGGGATATTACTGTCAATCAACCTGTGGGTTTAGCAATAAATGTGCACGACAAAGCAAATTATACACCCAATGTATATGCCGTTCATACCTTAACATTAGTCCATCAATCAGATACTCTATACCATTCCAGCTCTGACCAATTTTCGTTTGCAGAAAGTAGTCACATGTTCCTGGATAGATCATACCAGATTCTTGCAGAGACCCGGCGAGGATTTCAACGGCTTTATAAGGTTAATGGGAATCAACTCCCCATTTATAAAATTTTGAAGAACAGAGGAATACTTGCTTTTGATGAAGGGAGATACCCCCTGCGCATCATCGCTTCTGATATCTTTGGAAATACGGCCGAAGCTTCAGTAACACTTAATGTAACAAGCTCCAACAGAATAGATAAAATCACAGATGTACCAACTTATCCTGCTCCGCCTAAAACCAGAAAACCATTTACTGTAAACAGAAGACAGGTTATATTTAATAATAACACTCCCCTGCTTGCAAGTTCGGAATCAGTTGCGTTTCAAGTATCAAACAACCAGGAATCCATTCGGTTCAGTTCAAATTCATCGATCGAAAAAAAACTGATTCCTGATAATAAACAGGTATTTAGTACACCTGACCAACGAATGTGGATTGAATTCCCCAAAAAGGCCCTGTATGACTCCTTACATTTACACCTGGACATATCCAGGATTGGTGATGAAATTCAATTCAATTTCTCCCCTGATCGTTTACCCATTGAGGAGCAGATCTATTTTAACTACATTCTTCCCGAAGATCTAAAAGACAATGAGCGCCTGGGATTGTTTTCGGTTGATAAATTCAGAAATCGATTCTACTTCATGGGAGCGGTTAATGAAGGCGGAATAATTAGATCTTCATTGAGAGAAATCAGCAGCCTGGTAATTATGGAAGACAGTACACCACCCTGGGTTGGTAATCCTCAGCTTGAAAAAAACCTGGCGGGTAATTATATCATAAGAGTGCCAGCAGTTGATCGCGATACCGGTATTGATTATCAATCATCTACTATTACTGTAAATGGCAAACCGGGAATTACAGAATACGATCCCGACAGAAAATCTCTCTTTTATTACGTTCCGGGGTATGTTCCTGCAAATCAAAACTACATTGAGGTTGAAGTTTTTGACGGAATGGGCAATCACACATCAAAAACAGCCTCTTTTTCTTTCACAAATTAA
- a CDS encoding fumarylacetoacetate hydrolase family protein gives MDYTIKEYPQLQFGSVYCIGRNYARHIKEMKSRQTEEPVVFLKPRSSLLFNEETIQLPRRSSTVHHEVELVLLIGQEVKNCTVADALKFIRAIAVGIDVTARDIQSAAKSNGLPWTLSKGLNTFAPVGNFVEFNSSIDLQNLNIRIHVNGEVRQDGNTLNMLFSPSDIISYLSHHFTLNPGDLIFTGTPDGVSPIVDGDVVEASIGNQLSTLKVYVQSSI, from the coding sequence ATGGATTATACAATAAAAGAATATCCCCAACTTCAATTCGGCTCTGTATATTGTATTGGCCGAAATTATGCCAGACATATCAAAGAGATGAAAAGCAGGCAAACGGAGGAACCAGTTGTTTTTCTAAAACCGAGAAGCAGCCTTCTTTTTAATGAAGAAACCATTCAATTACCCCGTCGTTCATCAACTGTTCACCATGAAGTAGAGCTGGTATTGCTTATTGGTCAGGAGGTTAAAAATTGTACTGTTGCCGATGCACTCAAGTTTATCCGGGCGATAGCGGTTGGCATTGATGTAACTGCCCGGGATATTCAATCTGCTGCAAAGAGTAACGGCTTGCCCTGGACTCTCTCAAAAGGTCTTAACACATTTGCTCCTGTTGGAAATTTTGTTGAATTCAACTCATCAATAGATCTGCAAAATCTAAATATTCGGATACATGTAAATGGTGAAGTTCGCCAGGATGGAAATACCTTAAATATGCTTTTTTCTCCGTCTGATATTATATCTTATCTGTCACATCATTTTACCCTTAATCCGGGGGATCTAATTTTTACAGGAACTCCTGATGGTGTAAGCCCCATTGTTGATGGGGATGTTGTGGAAGCATCCATTGGAAATCAACTTTCAACCTTAAAAGTATATGTTCAGTCCAGTATTTAA
- the rpmA gene encoding 50S ribosomal protein L27, with amino-acid sequence MAHKKGQGSTRNGRDSESKRLGVKKYGGEVVRAGNIIVRQRGTKFHPGENVGRGGDDTLFALVDGQVTFRTRGNGRKYISVEEA; translated from the coding sequence ATGGCGCATAAGAAAGGTCAAGGATCGACAAGAAACGGACGAGATTCAGAATCGAAACGACTGGGAGTAAAGAAATATGGTGGTGAAGTTGTGCGTGCCGGAAATATTATCGTACGGCAGCGAGGCACTAAATTCCATCCCGGTGAAAATGTAGGCCGCGGCGGCGATGACACTCTCTTCGCCCTTGTTGACGGCCAGGTTACTTTCCGAACCAGAGGTAATGGACGCAAATACATCTCTGTAGAGGAAGCATAA
- the rplU gene encoding 50S ribosomal protein L21, with protein sequence MYAIVKIGGHQYKVAEDQTIFVNRLSSDDENITLDEVLLVKDEKGKVKIGKPTVKGAKVEAKIVEHLKADKVMVFKKKRRKGYRVKNGHRQPITQLQIEKIS encoded by the coding sequence ATGTACGCTATCGTAAAAATTGGCGGGCATCAATATAAGGTTGCTGAAGACCAAACAATTTTTGTTAACAGACTTTCCTCTGACGATGAAAATATCACACTGGATGAAGTTCTTCTGGTGAAAGATGAGAAAGGAAAAGTTAAAATCGGCAAACCCACTGTAAAAGGTGCTAAAGTAGAAGCAAAAATCGTAGAACACCTGAAAGCCGATAAAGTAATGGTTTTCAAAAAGAAACGAAGAAAAGGATATCGAGTTAAGAACGGGCACAGACAGCCTATAACTCAACTTCAAATCGAAAAAATTTCTTAA
- the lexA gene encoding transcriptional repressor LexA, giving the protein MDNAQLTRKQKEFFDFIIDYKKEHDVWPTYREIAEAFNYKSPNSVTQNIQALLKKGYLIKTDDDEYDIHPDYEGNLGIKKSTGIPVRGLIAAGYLQEAVEADLGTITLETLFPNMDDMFALRVSGMSMKDAGIYDGDFVLLMDKDVKDGDIGAVLYNGETSLKRIYSDNDGLRLEPANEEFDDIVIEPDVFEEVRIIGKYIGHVNRTGIHKGIPTKKAS; this is encoded by the coding sequence ATGGATAATGCCCAACTTACCCGAAAACAGAAGGAGTTTTTTGATTTCATCATCGACTATAAAAAAGAGCACGATGTTTGGCCAACCTACAGGGAAATAGCCGAAGCATTTAACTATAAATCCCCTAATAGCGTAACCCAAAATATACAGGCTCTTCTCAAAAAAGGATACCTGATTAAAACAGATGACGATGAATATGATATTCATCCGGATTACGAGGGTAATCTTGGAATTAAGAAAAGCACCGGCATTCCGGTTCGCGGACTGATTGCAGCCGGATATCTGCAGGAGGCTGTAGAGGCCGATCTTGGTACAATAACCCTTGAAACTCTTTTTCCCAACATGGATGATATGTTTGCATTGCGGGTTTCCGGCATGAGTATGAAAGATGCTGGCATTTATGATGGAGATTTCGTCCTTCTGATGGATAAAGATGTGAAAGATGGAGATATTGGCGCTGTTTTATACAATGGTGAGACCAGTTTGAAACGCATCTACTCTGATAATGACGGTTTGAGATTAGAACCCGCTAATGAAGAGTTTGATGATATTGTGATAGAACCGGATGTATTTGAGGAGGTGCGAATTATCGGTAAATACATTGGTCACGTGAACCGAACGGGGATTCACAAAGGAATTCCGACCAAGAAAGCGAGCTAA
- a CDS encoding acyl-CoA dehydrogenase produces MSKNNFNIDDAYLFESELTEDNRMVMETAREYAQSKLEPRALEGNQDEVFDLSIAKEMGEIGLLGSTIDPKYGGAGVSETAYGLIAREVERVDSGYRSFMSVQSSLVMYPISIFGTEEQKERFLPRLATGEIIGCFGLTEPDHGSDPASMSTTALKTEGGWTLNGAKMWITNSPIADVAVVWAKAKENKNDEPVIRGFLVEKGMEGFSAPPTKHKMSLRASSTGELVFEDVFVPDKNVFPDIRGLKGPFMCLNSARYGIAWGAVGAAEFCYHKARQYVSDRTQFGKPIAANQLPQTKLANMLTDITSMQMLAWRLGQLKDSGRLHPSMVSLAKRNNVSKALDIARTSRDMHGGNGISGEYRVIHHMMNLESVNTYEGTYDIHGLILGREITGIQAFTPKGNE; encoded by the coding sequence ATGTCTAAGAATAACTTCAACATCGATGACGCCTACCTCTTCGAATCTGAACTCACGGAAGATAATCGAATGGTGATGGAGACTGCCCGCGAGTATGCACAATCAAAACTGGAACCACGTGCTTTAGAGGGAAATCAGGATGAGGTATTTGATCTGTCCATCGCTAAAGAGATGGGTGAAATTGGGCTTCTCGGCTCAACCATCGATCCTAAATATGGGGGAGCCGGTGTGAGCGAAACGGCTTATGGTTTAATCGCCCGTGAAGTGGAACGGGTGGACTCGGGATATCGGTCGTTTATGTCCGTTCAATCATCTTTGGTGATGTACCCGATCTCCATTTTTGGCACTGAAGAGCAGAAAGAACGTTTTCTTCCAAGGTTGGCAACCGGCGAGATTATCGGATGCTTCGGGTTGACGGAGCCCGATCACGGTTCTGATCCAGCTTCCATGAGCACAACAGCATTAAAAACCGAGGGTGGCTGGACATTGAACGGTGCTAAAATGTGGATCACCAACTCGCCGATTGCCGATGTTGCCGTGGTCTGGGCAAAGGCAAAAGAGAATAAAAACGATGAACCAGTCATTCGTGGATTTTTGGTTGAAAAAGGAATGGAGGGATTTTCAGCTCCGCCCACCAAACACAAGATGAGTTTGAGAGCTTCATCCACAGGAGAACTGGTTTTTGAAGATGTATTCGTGCCTGATAAAAATGTTTTTCCTGATATTAGAGGATTAAAGGGACCATTTATGTGTCTTAACAGTGCCCGTTATGGAATTGCCTGGGGAGCTGTGGGAGCGGCTGAATTTTGTTATCACAAAGCTCGTCAGTATGTCTCAGACCGAACTCAATTCGGGAAACCGATCGCCGCCAATCAATTACCGCAAACCAAACTGGCAAATATGTTGACCGATATTACGTCCATGCAGATGCTCGCCTGGCGTTTAGGTCAATTAAAGGATTCAGGGCGACTGCATCCAAGCATGGTATCTCTCGCCAAAAGAAATAATGTAAGCAAGGCATTGGACATAGCACGGACCTCAAGAGATATGCATGGCGGTAATGGAATATCCGGAGAATACCGCGTCATTCACCACATGATGAACCTTGAATCGGTCAACACCTACGAGGGAACGTATGATATTCACGGTCTGATTTTGGGAAGAGAGATTACCGGTATCCAAGCGTTTACGCCGAAGGGAAATGAGTGA